A single window of Nocardia sp. NBC_01327 DNA harbors:
- a CDS encoding acyl-CoA carboxylase subunit beta, with the protein MSTTAEKLADLRQKLEVAREPAGDAGVAKRAKKGIPSARDRIKMLLDPGTFVEIGALVRNPGDSTALYGDGVVTGHGLVEGRPVAVFSHDQTVYGGSVGEAFGRKVAGIMEFAAKVGCPVVGINDSGGARVQEAVTSLAWYAELGRRQEPLSGLVPQISMILGKCAGGAVYAPINTDVVVATEEAYMFVTGPKVIREVTGEDVSLEELGGANSQALYGNIHHVAKDEVAAFTWVRDYLGYLPSSCSELPPIVNPGLEPEITDSDRELIDLVPDADNAGYDMYEVLLRIFDDGDFHEFGQSAGKNVICGFARVDGRSVGVVANQPLVYAGALDARASDKAAHFVRLCDAYEIPLVFVVDTPGFLPGVEQEKIGVIKRGGRFIFSFVEATVPKVTVVIRKSYGGGYAVMGSKQLGADVNLAWPTARIAVMGAESAVSLIGAKSLEAAPEADRAAMRQQMIAFYNATVATPWVAAERGYIDAVIDPATTRLEIRKALHLLRDKSVARNPRKHHLLPL; encoded by the coding sequence GTGAGCACTACCGCCGAGAAACTCGCAGACTTGCGACAGAAGCTGGAAGTCGCGAGGGAACCGGCGGGAGATGCGGGGGTCGCGAAGCGAGCCAAGAAGGGTATCCCTTCGGCTCGTGACCGCATCAAGATGCTGCTGGATCCGGGCACCTTCGTGGAAATCGGTGCGCTGGTGCGGAACCCGGGCGATTCGACGGCCCTCTACGGCGATGGCGTGGTCACCGGCCACGGCCTCGTCGAGGGGCGTCCGGTCGCGGTGTTCTCCCATGACCAGACCGTGTACGGCGGTTCGGTCGGGGAGGCCTTCGGGCGCAAGGTCGCCGGCATCATGGAATTCGCGGCCAAGGTCGGCTGCCCGGTTGTCGGTATCAATGATTCCGGCGGCGCGCGGGTGCAGGAGGCGGTGACCTCACTGGCCTGGTACGCCGAACTGGGCCGTCGCCAGGAGCCGCTTTCCGGTCTGGTGCCGCAGATTTCGATGATCCTGGGCAAGTGCGCGGGCGGTGCGGTGTACGCCCCCATCAATACCGACGTGGTGGTGGCCACCGAAGAGGCCTATATGTTCGTCACCGGTCCCAAGGTGATTCGCGAGGTCACCGGTGAGGATGTCAGCCTCGAGGAGTTGGGCGGCGCCAATAGCCAAGCGCTGTACGGCAATATCCACCATGTCGCCAAGGACGAGGTCGCGGCGTTCACCTGGGTCCGCGACTACCTCGGCTACCTGCCCTCCAGCTGCTCGGAATTGCCGCCGATCGTGAATCCCGGTCTGGAGCCGGAGATCACCGACTCGGACCGTGAGCTGATCGATCTCGTCCCCGATGCCGACAATGCCGGCTACGACATGTACGAGGTCCTGCTCCGCATCTTCGACGACGGCGACTTCCACGAATTCGGCCAGTCCGCGGGCAAGAACGTCATCTGCGGTTTCGCCAGAGTCGACGGCCGCAGTGTCGGCGTCGTGGCGAACCAGCCCCTGGTCTACGCCGGGGCCCTGGACGCCCGCGCCTCCGATAAGGCCGCCCACTTCGTCCGCCTGTGCGACGCCTACGAAATCCCCCTGGTCTTCGTGGTCGACACCCCCGGCTTCCTACCCGGGGTCGAACAGGAGAAGATCGGCGTCATCAAACGCGGCGGCCGCTTCATCTTCTCCTTCGTGGAGGCCACCGTCCCGAAGGTGACGGTGGTGATCCGCAAGTCCTACGGCGGCGGCTACGCCGTCATGGGTTCCAAACAGCTGGGCGCGGATGTGAACCTGGCCTGGCCCACCGCCCGCATTGCCGTCATGGGCGCCGAGAGCGCCGTAAGCCTCATCGGCGCAAAGTCTCTGGAGGCGGCGCCCGAGGCCGACCGCGCCGCCATGCGCCAGCAGATGATCGCCTTCTACAACGCCACCGTCGCCACCCCCTGGGTGGCAGCCGAGCGCGGCTACATAGACGCGGTCATAGACCCCGCGACCACCCGCCTCGAAATCCGCAAGGCACTGCACCTACTGCGCGACAAATCCGTGGCCCGCAACCCCCGCAAACACCACCTGCTGCCTCTCTGA
- a CDS encoding DUF5988 family protein: MSSSPKALLEGGPDGLEQRIVPITPPGIELRVAHGGGYERFKVTPRWEDTPEGSLPVYEWVSHTEH; this comes from the coding sequence ATGAGTAGCTCACCTAAGGCATTGCTCGAAGGCGGACCTGACGGGCTGGAACAGCGGATTGTGCCTATTACGCCGCCTGGGATCGAACTGCGGGTGGCGCACGGTGGGGGGTACGAAAGGTTCAAGGTGACGCCGCGGTGGGAGGACACACCGGAGGGCAGTTTGCCGGTCTACGAATGGGTTTCTCACACCGAACACTGA
- a CDS encoding alpha/beta fold hydrolase — MVNIQLGDVATWYDVHGDGESVVLLHGAFVDARMFAPAMPSLVGRFRVYKTDRRGHGHTPDVAGPLSYDVMAEDTIAFLEKVVGEPAHLVGHSDGANVALLVALRRPDLVRKLVLISGNFHYDGILPGVLDGFEDPETLRYLAMNYGEVSPDGEDHFPIVARKLAEMWETQPDLTPEDLHSISTPTLVMASDDDSVSLEHTLALYRAIPNSQLAIVPGTSHLLVMEKPNEIYPQIAGFLSHDPVPTRLPIRRAAPA, encoded by the coding sequence ATGGTGAACATTCAACTCGGCGACGTGGCAACCTGGTACGACGTCCACGGTGACGGCGAATCGGTGGTGCTGCTGCACGGCGCTTTCGTCGATGCGCGAATGTTCGCACCGGCCATGCCCTCCCTGGTCGGGCGCTTCCGGGTGTACAAGACCGATCGCCGCGGGCACGGGCACACACCCGATGTCGCGGGGCCGCTGTCCTATGACGTGATGGCCGAGGACACCATCGCCTTCCTGGAGAAGGTCGTCGGCGAACCCGCGCATCTGGTCGGCCACAGCGACGGCGCGAATGTGGCGCTACTGGTCGCGCTGCGCCGCCCGGATCTGGTTCGCAAACTCGTGCTGATCAGCGGAAACTTCCACTACGACGGCATTCTGCCCGGCGTGCTGGACGGTTTCGAAGATCCCGAGACGCTGCGCTACCTGGCCATGAATTACGGCGAGGTATCCCCCGACGGGGAAGACCATTTCCCGATCGTCGCGCGCAAACTGGCCGAGATGTGGGAGACGCAGCCCGACCTCACCCCCGAGGACCTGCATTCGATTTCGACGCCCACGCTCGTCATGGCGAGCGACGACGATTCGGTCTCCCTGGAACACACCCTCGCCCTCTACCGGGCGATCCCCAACTCCCAACTCGCCATCGTCCCCGGCACCTCACACCTGCTGGTCATGGAGAAGCCGAACGAGATCTATCCCCAGATCGCCGGCTTCCTGTCCCATGATCCGGTTCCGACGCGACTACCCATCCGCCGCGCCGCTCCGGCCTAG
- a CDS encoding arabinosyltransferase domain-containing protein — MPDASAVLSKPPTPPTPTATPSDYRTAKLIAIVAGVLGALFALATPFLPVVQTTAAVNWPQGGTLGNVDAPLMSQVPLDLSATIPCSAVQQLDPRGGILLATAPPQGKGADLEGLFVRVSGETVDVLDRNAVVASAQRSEMSDCSQIVITSDDKRTYAKFDGLTHSVEKTTADGGREMVTAPVDGQLLGDLRPQVVGVYTDMKGGVPQGLSFHMNVDSRFSSSPTVLKWVAMVAAALLTLLAMGALAALDASDGRGHRRIFPRHWLKPTWADGGIIGTLVLWHFVGANTSDDGYILTMVRVAPHAGYMANYFRWFGVPEAPFGWYYYVIQAFAEISTASPWVRIPALLCGILCWLVISREVVPRLGRGVATSKVALWTGGLVFLAFWLPYNNGLRSEPIVALGALLTWVSIERAIATSRLLPAAVAVLVAAFTLAAAPTGLMCVAALLAGIRPLVKIVVRRRKQFGDVALLAPIAAAGFLVLAVVFGDQTFAGIMEANRVRQNIGPNLAWYEDYLRYYYLFVETVDGSLARRFAFLVMILCLITTLLVLLRRRQVPGIASGPTWRLLGVVFGTIFFMMFNPTKWTHHFGSYAGIAGALAAVTAVAVSATALRSRKNRSVFLAGLMFTLALAFSGINGYWYVSSYGVPWYDKRVSLHGHEANTLILLLFGLALAVVGWQSLREGYAKPMENGKTQRGKRVRRFAAIPLTVVAALMVAFEVLSLVKGAVAQYPAYSLARSNFDALSGKSCGLANDVLVEPNPNGGNLQPVIDPAHPPLNGDPLAGADPVGFSPNGVPDKIDADSVEVKPGTGNTSNQTVGPAFEKGQNAGTGGGKGAEGVNGSTVALPYGLDPATTPVMGSWQDGVQQPATLISSWYKLPARSPDSPLIVISAAGRIMSYDETGNMTYGQTLLVEYGHQNPDGSVSELPGNYRPFDIGPAPSWRNLRVPMDALPSGTDVIRIHAIDPILIGDQWLAFTPPRVPKVQTLNSFLGSEQPILEDWAVGLQFPCQRPFDHRYGVAEVPNYRILPDRPLAVSSTDTWQAEENGGPLGFTEMLADSKTIPTYLKDNWGRDWGSLEKYEPYYPAKAAELDTGTANRSGFWSPGKLRVF; from the coding sequence GTGCCCGACGCCTCCGCTGTTCTGAGCAAACCGCCCACGCCGCCGACACCCACCGCGACGCCGAGCGACTATCGCACCGCGAAGTTGATTGCGATCGTCGCCGGTGTGCTGGGAGCGCTGTTCGCCCTGGCGACGCCGTTCCTGCCCGTCGTGCAGACCACGGCGGCGGTGAACTGGCCGCAGGGCGGGACGCTGGGCAATGTCGACGCACCGCTGATGTCGCAGGTGCCGCTCGATCTTTCGGCCACCATTCCATGTAGTGCGGTGCAGCAGTTGGATCCGCGCGGCGGCATCCTGCTGGCCACCGCGCCGCCGCAGGGCAAGGGCGCGGATCTGGAGGGGCTGTTCGTCCGGGTGTCCGGCGAGACCGTCGACGTGCTCGATCGCAATGCCGTCGTGGCGTCGGCGCAGCGATCCGAGATGAGCGACTGCTCGCAGATCGTCATCACCTCCGATGACAAGCGCACCTACGCGAAATTCGACGGGCTCACCCACAGCGTGGAGAAGACCACCGCGGACGGCGGCCGCGAAATGGTCACCGCGCCGGTCGACGGGCAGCTGCTCGGCGATCTGCGCCCGCAGGTGGTCGGCGTCTACACCGATATGAAAGGCGGCGTACCGCAGGGCCTTTCGTTCCACATGAATGTGGACTCGCGGTTCTCCTCCAGCCCGACCGTGCTCAAGTGGGTCGCCATGGTCGCGGCCGCACTGCTCACGCTGCTGGCCATGGGCGCGCTCGCCGCGCTCGACGCCAGTGACGGGCGCGGGCACCGGCGCATCTTCCCGCGGCACTGGCTGAAGCCGACCTGGGCGGACGGCGGCATTATCGGCACGCTGGTGCTCTGGCATTTCGTGGGCGCCAACACCTCCGACGACGGCTACATCCTCACCATGGTGCGGGTCGCGCCGCACGCGGGCTATATGGCCAACTACTTCCGCTGGTTCGGCGTGCCGGAGGCGCCGTTCGGCTGGTACTACTACGTGATCCAGGCCTTCGCCGAAATCTCCACCGCGAGCCCCTGGGTGCGAATTCCCGCGCTGCTGTGCGGCATTCTCTGCTGGCTGGTCATCAGCCGCGAGGTGGTGCCCCGGCTCGGGCGCGGGGTCGCGACCTCCAAGGTGGCCCTGTGGACCGGCGGCCTCGTGTTCCTGGCCTTCTGGCTGCCCTACAACAACGGCCTGCGCTCGGAGCCCATCGTCGCGCTGGGCGCGCTGCTGACCTGGGTCTCCATCGAAAGGGCCATTGCCACTTCACGATTGCTGCCCGCGGCGGTCGCGGTGCTGGTCGCGGCGTTCACGCTGGCGGCGGCCCCGACCGGACTCATGTGTGTGGCGGCGCTGCTCGCCGGTATCCGCCCGCTGGTCAAGATCGTGGTGCGGCGGCGCAAACAGTTCGGTGATGTCGCACTGCTGGCGCCGATAGCCGCGGCCGGATTCCTGGTATTGGCGGTCGTTTTCGGCGATCAGACCTTCGCCGGAATCATGGAGGCCAATCGGGTGCGCCAGAACATCGGGCCCAATCTGGCCTGGTACGAGGACTACCTGCGCTACTACTACCTGTTCGTGGAAACCGTGGACGGTTCGCTGGCGCGGCGGTTCGCCTTCCTGGTCATGATCCTGTGCCTGATCACCACACTGCTGGTGCTGCTGCGGCGGCGGCAGGTGCCGGGCATCGCCTCCGGGCCGACCTGGCGACTGCTCGGCGTGGTGTTCGGAACCATCTTCTTCATGATGTTCAACCCGACCAAGTGGACACACCACTTCGGGTCCTATGCGGGCATCGCGGGTGCGCTGGCGGCGGTGACCGCGGTCGCGGTATCGGCCACGGCCTTGCGGTCGCGCAAGAACCGCTCGGTCTTCCTCGCCGGGCTCATGTTCACGCTCGCACTCGCGTTCTCCGGCATCAACGGCTACTGGTACGTGTCCAGCTATGGCGTGCCGTGGTACGACAAGCGCGTCTCGCTGCACGGGCACGAGGCCAATACGCTCATCCTGCTGCTGTTCGGGCTGGCGCTGGCGGTGGTCGGATGGCAGTCGCTGCGCGAGGGCTACGCCAAGCCCATGGAGAACGGAAAGACCCAGCGCGGCAAGCGGGTTCGCCGTTTCGCCGCCATCCCGCTGACCGTCGTCGCCGCACTCATGGTGGCGTTCGAAGTGCTGTCACTGGTCAAGGGCGCGGTCGCGCAGTACCCGGCGTACTCGCTGGCGCGGTCCAACTTCGACGCACTCTCCGGTAAGAGCTGCGGGCTCGCCAATGATGTTCTGGTGGAACCGAATCCGAACGGCGGCAATCTGCAGCCGGTCATCGATCCGGCGCATCCGCCGCTGAACGGCGATCCGCTGGCCGGCGCCGATCCGGTCGGCTTCTCCCCCAACGGTGTTCCCGACAAGATCGATGCCGACAGCGTCGAGGTGAAGCCGGGCACCGGCAATACCTCCAACCAGACCGTCGGGCCCGCCTTCGAGAAGGGCCAGAACGCCGGCACCGGCGGCGGCAAGGGCGCCGAGGGCGTCAACGGATCCACCGTGGCACTGCCGTACGGCCTGGACCCGGCCACCACACCGGTCATGGGCAGCTGGCAGGACGGCGTGCAGCAGCCCGCCACCCTCATCTCCAGCTGGTACAAACTGCCTGCGCGGTCGCCTGATTCACCGCTCATCGTCATCTCGGCGGCGGGGCGCATCATGTCCTACGACGAGACCGGCAATATGACCTACGGCCAGACCCTGCTGGTCGAGTACGGGCATCAGAACCCGGACGGCAGCGTCTCCGAACTGCCCGGCAACTACCGGCCGTTCGATATCGGCCCGGCGCCGTCCTGGCGCAATCTGCGGGTCCCGATGGACGCGCTGCCCAGCGGCACCGATGTCATCCGCATCCACGCCATCGACCCGATTCTCATCGGCGATCAGTGGCTGGCCTTCACCCCGCCGCGGGTGCCGAAGGTGCAGACGCTCAACAGCTTCCTCGGTTCCGAGCAGCCGATCCTGGAGGACTGGGCGGTCGGCCTGCAGTTCCCGTGCCAGCGGCCCTTCGACCACCGCTACGGCGTGGCCGAGGTCCCGAACTACCGCATCCTGCCGGACCGGCCGCTCGCGGTCAGCTCCACCGATACCTGGCAGGCCGAGGAGAACGGCGGACCGCTCGGCTTCACCGAAATGCTGGCCGACTCCAAGACCATCCCCACGTATCTGAAGGACAACTGGGGCCGGGACTGGGGTTCGCTGGAGAAGTACGAGCCGTACTACCCGGCCAAGGCCGCCGAGCTGGACACCGGCACCGCCAACCGGTCCGGGTTCTGGTCACCCGGCAAGCTCCGGGTGTTCTAG
- a CDS encoding arabinosyltransferase domain-containing protein, which translates to MASDTVREDTRAFQRIRLIAVVSGILGILLAVLTPILPVKQDRPTLHWPQGDTPNIAAPLVSYVPLTLDVNLPCQVLTDLPSGTLFSTVPVASGQAANKGLVIKVEDVPEKGRTLSVLLRLIPLLSVPVADVQSCGSLVLHSDATATRVQLSGVTRQDGTPFAGNVNGDTRPQVVGMFTDLNRQQIGTAVATADIDARFTSSPSWIKRGATLGAVIFTLLAMYMLHLLDNRDGRRPRRFLPAHWWRFRLADAVVLGTLVVWHFIGANTSDDGYILNMARASKVSGYMANYYRWFGVAEAPFGWPYEVLSWMTRISDSSPWMRLPSLLAGIVCWLVISREVLPRLGARVRRDNVAVWTAALVFLAGWMPYDNGLRPEPLIAAGALLTWCSIERAIATGRLLPAALAVLIAAFSLAAGPTGLICLAALIAGSRPVLLVILKQARGTGSALLRYGALFAPGIAAGTLVLVVVFGDQTLASVMEATRVRTLIGPNVAWFDERTRWDSLLMLSPDGSLARRFGILAMLLCLLVCVMVMLRKNGRIPGTARGPAARILGIVFMSLFLMMFTPTKWTHHFGVYAGLAGSVAALAAVAVGVNGIRSPRNRTLFTAAVFFLLAITFTGPNGWWYVSSYGVPWFDKAPLIAGKGLSTLFLGLAILCLLIAAYQHYREPFTPAKPVRTFDKFASMPLTIAAALLVLFEVASLAKAAVTQYPAYSIAKSNIDAMTGDSCALANDVLVETNTADSLLQPWTGAAADGLSAENTGFTANGVATDLTADAEETVSGGANSVGKNSSNKTTNTTGAGTGGGTDAQAGINGSTVALPFGLDPARTPVLGSYTADEQNPAKLTTNWYRVDLSDSVRNDPAYKVLIVTAAGRIRSFTKDGVETYGQDLFVEYGTRAADGGMTNVGRIRPTDIGPNPSWRNLRVPLDQIPVGANSVRLVANDPDITPKQWLAVTPPRLPRLESLNSLVGHTDPVLEDWHVGLAFPCQRPFDHHDGVAEVPDWRILPDRVGADASNAWQDDIGGGPLGWTGLLLKSESIPSYLNHDWGRDWGSLEKYSPYAPDAKPAELSVTVQTRSGLAKDAPIRAK; encoded by the coding sequence ATAGCATCGGACACCGTGCGCGAAGACACCCGAGCGTTTCAGCGAATCCGACTCATTGCCGTGGTATCCGGAATTCTCGGAATTCTGCTGGCGGTGTTGACGCCGATTCTGCCGGTAAAACAGGACCGGCCCACCCTGCACTGGCCGCAGGGGGATACGCCGAACATCGCCGCGCCGCTGGTGTCGTACGTGCCGCTGACCCTGGACGTGAATCTGCCCTGCCAGGTGCTGACGGATCTCCCGAGCGGCACGCTCTTCTCCACCGTCCCGGTCGCTTCCGGGCAGGCGGCGAACAAGGGCCTGGTCATCAAGGTCGAGGACGTGCCGGAGAAGGGGCGCACGCTGTCGGTGCTGCTGCGCCTGATTCCCCTGCTGTCGGTGCCGGTCGCCGACGTCCAGAGTTGCGGGTCGCTGGTGCTGCACTCGGATGCGACCGCGACCCGGGTGCAGCTCAGCGGCGTCACCCGGCAGGACGGAACTCCGTTCGCGGGCAATGTGAACGGCGATACCCGGCCGCAGGTCGTCGGCATGTTCACCGATCTGAACCGGCAGCAGATCGGGACCGCCGTGGCGACGGCCGATATCGACGCGCGCTTCACCTCCAGCCCGAGCTGGATCAAACGCGGCGCGACCCTCGGCGCGGTGATCTTCACGCTGCTCGCCATGTACATGCTGCACCTGCTGGACAATCGGGACGGGCGGCGGCCGCGGCGGTTCCTGCCCGCGCACTGGTGGCGCTTCCGCCTCGCCGATGCGGTGGTGCTGGGGACGCTGGTGGTGTGGCACTTCATCGGCGCGAACACCTCCGATGACGGCTACATCCTGAATATGGCTCGGGCCTCGAAGGTTTCGGGGTACATGGCCAATTACTACCGCTGGTTCGGCGTGGCCGAGGCGCCGTTCGGCTGGCCGTACGAGGTGCTGTCGTGGATGACGCGGATCAGCGACTCCAGTCCGTGGATGCGACTGCCCTCGCTGCTGGCCGGAATCGTGTGCTGGCTGGTGATCAGCCGGGAGGTGCTGCCCCGGCTGGGCGCGCGGGTGCGGCGCGACAATGTGGCGGTATGGACTGCGGCACTGGTCTTCCTGGCCGGCTGGATGCCCTACGACAACGGCCTGCGACCCGAACCCCTCATTGCCGCGGGCGCACTGCTGACCTGGTGCTCCATCGAGCGCGCCATTGCCACCGGGCGACTGCTGCCCGCCGCGCTCGCCGTGCTCATCGCGGCGTTCTCGCTGGCGGCCGGGCCGACCGGGCTCATCTGCCTCGCCGCGCTCATCGCCGGATCACGGCCGGTGCTGCTGGTCATCCTCAAGCAGGCCAGGGGCACCGGTTCGGCGCTGCTGCGCTACGGCGCGCTCTTCGCGCCGGGCATCGCGGCCGGAACCCTGGTGCTGGTGGTCGTTTTCGGCGATCAGACGCTCGCCTCGGTCATGGAGGCGACGCGGGTGCGCACCCTCATCGGCCCGAATGTGGCGTGGTTCGACGAGCGCACCCGCTGGGATTCGCTGCTCATGCTCTCCCCCGACGGTTCGCTCGCCCGGCGGTTCGGCATTCTCGCCATGCTGCTGTGCCTGCTCGTCTGCGTCATGGTCATGCTGCGCAAGAACGGGCGCATTCCGGGCACCGCGCGCGGGCCGGCGGCGCGCATTCTCGGCATCGTGTTCATGTCGCTGTTCCTGATGATGTTCACGCCCACCAAGTGGACACACCACTTCGGCGTGTACGCCGGACTCGCCGGATCGGTGGCCGCGCTGGCCGCGGTCGCGGTGGGCGTCAACGGGATTCGCTCACCACGCAATCGCACGCTGTTCACGGCGGCGGTGTTCTTCCTGCTGGCCATCACCTTCACCGGGCCCAACGGCTGGTGGTACGTATCCAGCTACGGCGTGCCGTGGTTCGACAAGGCGCCGCTCATCGCGGGCAAGGGGCTGTCCACGCTGTTCCTGGGGCTGGCCATCCTGTGCCTGCTCATTGCGGCGTACCAGCACTATCGGGAGCCGTTCACCCCTGCGAAGCCGGTGCGCACCTTCGACAAGTTCGCGAGCATGCCGCTCACCATCGCCGCGGCGCTGCTGGTGCTGTTCGAGGTCGCCTCGCTCGCCAAGGCAGCCGTCACCCAGTACCCGGCGTACTCCATCGCCAAATCGAATATCGATGCGATGACCGGGGATTCGTGCGCACTCGCCAATGACGTGCTGGTGGAGACGAATACGGCCGACTCGCTGCTGCAACCCTGGACGGGCGCGGCGGCCGACGGATTGTCCGCGGAGAACACCGGATTCACGGCCAACGGCGTCGCCACCGACCTCACCGCGGATGCGGAGGAGACCGTCAGCGGCGGGGCCAACTCGGTGGGCAAGAACTCCAGCAACAAGACCACGAACACCACCGGGGCGGGCACCGGCGGCGGCACCGACGCACAGGCCGGCATCAATGGCAGCACCGTCGCCCTGCCGTTCGGGCTGGACCCGGCGCGCACACCGGTGCTGGGCAGTTACACCGCCGACGAGCAGAATCCGGCCAAGCTGACCACCAATTGGTACCGGGTCGATCTGTCCGACAGCGTGCGCAATGATCCCGCCTACAAGGTGCTCATCGTGACCGCGGCCGGCCGCATCCGCTCCTTCACCAAGGACGGCGTGGAAACCTACGGTCAGGATCTGTTCGTCGAATACGGCACCCGCGCCGCCGACGGCGGCATGACGAATGTGGGCCGCATCCGGCCCACCGATATCGGGCCGAACCCGTCCTGGCGCAATCTGCGGGTCCCGCTGGACCAGATTCCCGTGGGCGCCAACAGCGTTCGCCTGGTCGCCAATGACCCGGACATCACGCCCAAGCAGTGGCTGGCCGTCACCCCGCCCCGGCTGCCCCGGCTGGAATCGCTGAACAGCCTTGTCGGCCATACCGATCCGGTGCTGGAGGACTGGCACGTCGGGCTCGCCTTCCCGTGCCAGCGGCCGTTCGATCACCACGACGGCGTCGCCGAGGTCCCGGACTGGCGCATCCTGCCCGACCGGGTCGGCGCGGACGCCTCGAACGCCTGGCAGGACGATATCGGCGGCGGGCCACTCGGCTGGACGGGGCTGCTGCTGAAGTCGGAAAGCATTCCGTCGTACCTGAACCACGACTGGGGACGGGACTGGGGATCGCTGGAGAAGTACAGCCCGTATGCCCCGGATGCGAAGCCCGCGGAGTTGTCGGTGACGGTGCAGACCCGTTCGGGTCTCGCGAAGGATGCGCCGATCCGGGCCAAGTAG
- a CDS encoding serine/threonine-protein kinase: MTELRPGEVIAGYVIQRRIGAGGSGTVYVARHPRLPRLAALKVFSRDGVNADAEEWRRFEREADITARFDHPNIVAVYDRGLDEGRLWIAMQFVEGADADVLRGTAPDRALRIASGVSSALDYSHGKGVLHRDVKPSNILLSPAEDGRVERALLTDFGIARLRDESTSLTRTGNVTATFAFASPEQVSGAPLDPHTDQYSLACTLFVLLTGHRPFMAKDLGGWVIAHTQIPPLRITQVRPDLPRSLDSVFDRALAKNPAQRFAGCADFVDAAWEAMSGPATVEHVPYFTGPRPIITPPVDPARRAVTERARGAFDPYLPAPEPVPAPVAPVRNEGQGRVLAAVLAGAAAVVLAGGGFVVAYELESHGNSGAPVSAPVQTMAAGPAAASVLTATSAAAAAPLPAGSIPAGFLGTWVGTSDQNADDYRLTVRQGEVNQVVETSTIFRGGNLVCAFDYRLVGVTAADITVGNGVTTSGGSQCSPQATQVLRLSAGQIVRDLDVSGHVTYTRVN; the protein is encoded by the coding sequence ATGACTGAACTGCGACCGGGCGAGGTAATCGCCGGATATGTCATTCAGCGGCGCATCGGGGCGGGCGGTTCGGGAACCGTCTATGTCGCCCGCCATCCCCGGCTACCGCGCCTGGCCGCGCTCAAGGTGTTCAGCCGCGACGGTGTGAACGCCGATGCCGAGGAGTGGCGGCGCTTCGAACGCGAGGCCGATATCACCGCCCGCTTCGATCATCCGAATATCGTTGCCGTGTACGACCGCGGGCTCGACGAGGGCCGGCTCTGGATCGCCATGCAGTTCGTGGAGGGCGCCGATGCGGATGTGCTGCGCGGCACCGCACCCGATCGCGCGCTGCGGATCGCGAGCGGAGTCTCCTCGGCGCTGGACTATTCGCACGGCAAGGGTGTGCTGCACCGCGATGTGAAGCCCTCGAACATCCTGCTCTCCCCGGCCGAGGACGGGCGGGTGGAGCGAGCGCTGCTGACGGACTTCGGCATTGCGCGCCTGCGCGACGAGTCGACCAGTCTCACGCGCACCGGAAATGTCACCGCGACCTTCGCCTTCGCCTCGCCGGAACAGGTTTCCGGCGCCCCGCTGGATCCGCACACGGATCAATACTCGCTGGCCTGCACGCTTTTCGTACTGCTCACCGGTCATCGGCCGTTCATGGCGAAGGATCTCGGGGGCTGGGTGATCGCACACACCCAGATACCGCCGCTGCGCATCACACAGGTCCGTCCGGACCTGCCCCGGAGTCTGGATTCGGTCTTCGATCGGGCGCTGGCCAAGAATCCGGCGCAAAGGTTCGCCGGCTGTGCCGATTTCGTCGATGCGGCCTGGGAGGCGATGTCGGGTCCGGCGACCGTCGAGCACGTGCCGTATTTCACCGGGCCGCGGCCGATCATCACGCCGCCGGTGGATCCGGCGCGGCGGGCGGTCACCGAGCGCGCCCGCGGAGCCTTCGACCCGTATCTGCCGGCGCCGGAACCGGTCCCGGCGCCGGTGGCTCCGGTGCGGAACGAGGGACAGGGCCGGGTGCTGGCGGCGGTGCTGGCCGGCGCGGCCGCGGTAGTCCTGGCCGGGGGCGGCTTCGTGGTGGCCTACGAGCTGGAGAGTCACGGCAATTCCGGTGCGCCGGTGTCGGCTCCGGTGCAGACCATGGCTGCCGGGCCGGCCGCCGCGTCGGTGTTGACCGCGACCTCCGCCGCCGCAGCCGCGCCGCTGCCCGCGGGCAGTATTCCGGCGGGTTTCCTGGGCACCTGGGTGGGGACCAGCGATCAGAACGCCGACGACTACCGGCTCACCGTCCGCCAGGGTGAGGTGAATCAGGTGGTCGAGACCTCCACGATCTTCCGCGGCGGAAATCTGGTCTGCGCCTTCGACTATCGGCTGGTGGGTGTCACGGCCGCCGATATCACCGTCGGCAACGGCGTGACCACGAGCGGGGGTTCACAGTGTTCGCCGCAGGCCACCCAGGTACTGCGACTGTCGGCCGGACAGATCGTCCGGGATCTCGATGTCAGCGGCCATGTGACCTATACCCGTGTGAACTGA